From a region of the Streptomyces sp. NBC_00193 genome:
- the trpS gene encoding tryptophan--tRNA ligase has product MTRIFSGVKPTGHLTLGNYLGAVRQWVAAEQKPDEALFCVVDLHALTVEHDPARVRRLSRQAATLLLAAGLTPEKCTLFVQSHVDEHARLSYLLECTASDGELRRMVQYKEKAAKAQASGEGVRLSLLTYPVLMAADILAYRTGEVPVGEDQRQHVELTRDLAVRFNQRYGYTFTVPKATHPVVAARVMDLQDPTSKMGKSGDAGPGVVFILDEPEAVRKKVMRAVTDSGDGGVVYDPATRPGVANLLDILAACTGGEPAALADGYTGYGALKRDVADAVVELLRPVRVRHAELAADPGTVEAVLRAGAGRARAIARPVVDEAYRAIGLLEP; this is encoded by the coding sequence ATGACGAGGATCTTCAGCGGGGTCAAGCCGACGGGGCATCTGACGCTCGGGAACTACCTGGGGGCCGTACGGCAGTGGGTCGCCGCCGAGCAGAAGCCCGACGAGGCGCTGTTCTGCGTGGTCGATCTGCACGCCCTGACCGTCGAGCACGATCCGGCCCGGGTGCGCCGGCTCAGTCGGCAGGCGGCGACGCTGTTGCTCGCCGCCGGGCTGACTCCCGAGAAGTGCACGCTGTTCGTGCAGAGCCACGTGGACGAGCACGCCCGGCTCTCGTACCTGCTGGAGTGCACGGCGTCGGACGGGGAGCTGCGGCGGATGGTGCAGTACAAGGAGAAGGCGGCGAAGGCGCAGGCCTCGGGGGAAGGGGTGCGGCTGTCGCTGCTCACCTATCCCGTGCTGATGGCCGCCGACATCCTGGCGTACCGGACCGGGGAGGTGCCCGTCGGGGAGGACCAGCGGCAGCACGTCGAGCTGACCCGGGATCTGGCCGTGCGGTTCAACCAGCGGTACGGGTACACCTTCACCGTGCCCAAGGCCACGCATCCGGTGGTGGCGGCGCGGGTCATGGACCTGCAGGACCCGACCTCGAAGATGGGGAAGTCGGGGGACGCGGGGCCCGGGGTGGTGTTCATCCTCGACGAGCCCGAGGCGGTGCGGAAGAAGGTGATGCGGGCCGTCACCGACAGCGGGGACGGCGGGGTCGTCTACGACCCGGCCACGCGGCCCGGGGTCGCGAACCTGTTGGACATCCTCGCGGCCTGCACCGGGGGTGAGCCGGCCGCGCTCGCCGACGGGTACACCGGGTACGGGGCGCTCAAGCGGGACGTGGCCGACGCCGTCGTGGAGCTGCTGCGGCCGGTCCGCGTACGGCACGCGGAGCTGGCGGCCGATCCGGGGACGGTGGAGGCGGTGCTGCGTGCGGGGGCCGGGCGGGCGCGGGCGATCGCGCGGCCCGTCGTCGACGAGGCGTACCGGGCCATCGGGCTGCTGGAGCCCTGA
- the proC gene encoding pyrroline-5-carboxylate reductase encodes MTQTVAVLGTGKIGEALLSGMIRGGWPASKLLVTARRPERAEELRTRYGVEAVTNAEAAKRADTLILTVKPQDMGKLLEELAPHVPADRLVISGAAGIPTSFFEERLAQGTPVVRVMTNTPALVDEAMSVISAGSHATAAHLAHTEEIFGGVGKTLRVPESQQDAATALSGSGPAYFYYLVEAMTDAGILLGLPRAQAHDLIVQAAVGAAVMLRDSGEHPVKLREAVTSPAGTTINAIVELEKHGVRAALIAALEAARDRSRELASGNS; translated from the coding sequence ATGACCCAGACAGTCGCAGTCCTCGGTACCGGCAAGATCGGCGAGGCCCTGCTCAGCGGGATGATCCGCGGCGGCTGGCCCGCCTCCAAGCTCCTCGTCACCGCCCGCCGCCCGGAACGCGCCGAGGAGCTCCGCACCCGCTACGGCGTCGAGGCCGTCACCAACGCCGAGGCCGCCAAGCGCGCCGACACGCTGATCCTCACCGTGAAGCCGCAGGACATGGGCAAGCTCCTCGAAGAGCTCGCCCCGCACGTCCCCGCCGACCGCCTGGTCATCAGCGGCGCGGCCGGCATCCCGACCTCCTTCTTCGAGGAGCGCCTCGCCCAGGGCACCCCCGTCGTCCGCGTCATGACGAACACCCCCGCCCTCGTCGACGAGGCCATGTCCGTCATCTCGGCCGGCAGCCACGCCACCGCCGCGCACCTCGCGCACACCGAGGAGATCTTCGGCGGCGTCGGCAAGACCCTGCGCGTCCCGGAATCCCAGCAGGACGCGGCCACCGCCCTCTCCGGCTCGGGCCCCGCGTACTTCTACTACCTCGTCGAGGCCATGACCGACGCCGGCATCCTCCTCGGACTGCCCCGCGCCCAGGCCCACGACCTCATCGTCCAGGCCGCCGTCGGCGCCGCCGTCATGCTCCGCGACAGCGGCGAACACCCGGTCAAGCTCCGCGAAGCCGTCACCTCCCCGGCCGGCACCACCATCAACGCGATCGTGGAGCTGGAGAAGCACGGCGTACGAGCAGCCCTGATCGCCGCCCTCGAAGCGGCCCGCGACCGCAGCCGCGAACTCGCCTCCGGCAACAGCTGA
- a CDS encoding ABC transporter permease: MSTARTVATAARVLRQLRHDPRSIALMLLVPVLMLVLLRYVFDGNPRTFNGIGASLLGIFPLITMFLITSIATLRERTSGTLERLLAMPLGKGDLIAGYALAFGAMAVIQSLLATGVALWVLGLDVVGSPWLLLLVALLDALLGTALGLFVSAFAASEFQAVQFMPAVIFPQLLLCGLFAARDTMQPVLEAISNVLPMSYAVDGMNQVLAHTDMTADFVRDAGIVAGCALLVLTLGAATLRRRTP; encoded by the coding sequence ATGAGCACCGCCCGCACCGTCGCCACCGCCGCCCGCGTCCTGCGCCAGCTCCGCCACGACCCGCGCTCCATCGCGCTGATGCTGCTGGTCCCCGTACTGATGCTGGTCCTGCTCCGCTACGTCTTCGACGGCAACCCGCGGACCTTCAACGGCATCGGCGCGTCCCTCCTCGGGATCTTCCCCCTCATCACGATGTTCCTGATCACCTCCATCGCGACCCTGCGCGAGCGCACCTCCGGCACCCTCGAACGCCTCCTCGCCATGCCGCTCGGCAAGGGCGACCTCATCGCCGGCTACGCCCTCGCCTTCGGCGCCATGGCGGTCATCCAGTCCCTGCTCGCCACCGGCGTCGCCCTGTGGGTCCTCGGCCTCGACGTCGTCGGCTCCCCGTGGCTGCTCCTGCTCGTCGCCCTCCTCGACGCCCTGCTCGGCACCGCACTCGGCCTCTTCGTCTCCGCCTTCGCGGCGTCCGAGTTCCAGGCCGTCCAGTTCATGCCGGCGGTGATCTTCCCCCAGCTCCTGCTGTGCGGCCTCTTCGCCGCCCGCGACACCATGCAGCCCGTCCTGGAAGCGATCTCGAACGTCCTGCCCATGTCCTACGCCGTCGACGGCATGAACCAGGTCCTCGCCCACACCGACATGACCGCCGACTTCGTCCGCGACGCGGGCATCGTCGCCGGATGCGCCCTCCTGGTGCTCACCCTCGGCGCCGCGACCCTCCGCCGCCGCACACCCTGA
- a CDS encoding ABC transporter ATP-binding protein, protein MMNNQAAAAVHADGLTVRRGTGRNPRTVLDGLSFDVPRGRITGLLGPSGCGKSTLMRAVVGTQAHVTGTLDVLGHPAGHPGLRSRIGYVTQAPSVYDDLTVRQNLDYFAAILDPGRAAAERRRETVTRAIADVDLTTHTTALAGNLSGGQRSRVSLAVALLGSPELLVLDEPTVGLDPVLRRDLWNLFHDLAATRGATLLVSSHVMDEAERCHDLLLMREGRLLAQDTPEALRTRTHADTVEEGFLHLVDAANAEAAAVTAAPHGSTR, encoded by the coding sequence ATGATGAATAACCAAGCGGCCGCCGCCGTCCACGCCGACGGCCTGACCGTCCGCCGCGGCACCGGCCGCAACCCCCGCACCGTCCTCGACGGCCTCTCCTTCGACGTCCCCCGCGGCCGCATCACCGGCCTCCTCGGCCCCTCCGGCTGCGGAAAGTCCACCCTGATGCGCGCCGTCGTCGGCACCCAGGCCCACGTCACCGGCACCCTCGACGTCCTCGGCCACCCCGCCGGCCACCCCGGACTCCGCTCCCGCATCGGCTACGTCACCCAGGCGCCCTCCGTCTACGACGACCTCACCGTCCGGCAGAACCTCGACTACTTCGCCGCGATCCTCGACCCCGGCCGCGCCGCCGCCGAGCGCCGCCGCGAGACCGTCACCCGGGCCATCGCCGACGTCGACCTCACCACCCACACCACCGCCCTCGCCGGAAACCTCTCCGGCGGCCAGCGCAGCAGGGTCTCCCTCGCGGTCGCCCTCCTCGGCAGCCCCGAGCTCCTCGTCCTCGACGAACCGACCGTCGGCCTCGACCCGGTCCTGCGCCGCGACCTGTGGAACCTCTTCCACGACCTCGCCGCCACCCGGGGCGCCACCCTCCTCGTCTCCTCCCACGTCATGGACGAAGCCGAGCGCTGCCACGACCTCCTCCTCATGCGCGAGGGCCGCCTCCTCGCGCAGGACACCCCCGAGGCACTGCGCACCCGTACCCACGCCGACACCGTCGAAGAGGGCTTCCTCCACCTCGTCGACGCCGCCAACGCCGAAGCCGCCGCAGTCACCGCAGCCCCCCACGGGAGCACCCGATGA
- a CDS encoding peptidase, which yields MLAGASEAAAAVGGSGFPTFPVAPGYQVNVRSGPGTNYSILRVLPFGATVGVRCQCEGQVISGPYGTTALWDCIGNGEFISDAYVKTGSSGYVTSRCG from the coding sequence ATGCTCGCGGGGGCGAGCGAGGCAGCCGCCGCCGTAGGAGGGTCGGGGTTCCCGACGTTCCCGGTCGCGCCCGGCTACCAGGTGAACGTCCGCAGTGGCCCCGGCACCAACTACTCGATCCTTCGGGTCCTGCCGTTCGGCGCGACCGTCGGTGTCCGCTGCCAGTGCGAGGGGCAGGTCATCTCCGGTCCGTACGGAACGACGGCCCTCTGGGACTGCATCGGCAACGGCGAGTTCATCTCCGACGCCTACGTGAAGACGGGCAGCAGCGGCTACGTCACCAGCCGCTGCGGCTGA
- a CDS encoding peptidase, with protein MSVESESSQVQSLESGSGFPTFPVAPGYRVNVRRGPGTNYSVSRVLPLGAYVSIRCQCEGTNVSGPYGTSNIWDCIGNGEFVADAYVKTGSDGYVATHCA; from the coding sequence ATGTCTGTTGAGAGCGAATCAAGCCAAGTCCAGAGCCTCGAGTCGGGGTCGGGTTTCCCGACGTTCCCGGTCGCGCCCGGCTACCGCGTGAACGTCCGCCGCGGTCCCGGCACCAACTACTCGGTCAGCCGGGTTCTGCCGCTCGGCGCCTACGTCTCGATCCGCTGCCAGTGCGAGGGAACGAACGTCTCCGGCCCGTACGGCACGTCGAACATCTGGGACTGCATCGGCAACGGCGAGTTCGTCGCCGACGCCTACGTGAAGACCGGCAGCGACGGCTACGTCGCCACCCACTGCGCCTGA
- a CDS encoding serine/threonine-protein kinase yields MRSARTDYAGFPEYAGQYRLESVLGSGGMGVVHLATSESGLKLAVKIVHPQHAVDPEFRARFRQEVAAARRVSGAFTAPVVDADPDAERPWMATLFIDSPTLSERVREHVLEPKELTRLAAGLAEALRDIHRAGVVHRDLKPSNVLMAPDGVRVIDFGISRPADSDLRTETGKLIGTPPFMAPEQFQRPREVGTAADVFALGAVLVYAATGRGPFDSDSHYLVAYQVVHSEPDLTGLPERLVPLVAQCLAKDPAERPSADALIVALRSVAYPTDLDTQAFIPRPRQPVPDEEDTHRREQIATPAPSAPGRRRRTRLAVAVGVGLLLAGGSAGGYLWSASSDKPPKQAAAPRVPVPRQVLPWSVPLGAYAAACSWQASALYCSGPESDAMRLGPGDGSTLWSVRAAVPRSRPAADSAPLHGGGLVLAVTSGSGSELLRALDPATGAERWKRTLPSGAHALPAGGQVLITAVDGTVTALDCTTGTPRWTKKIGGAGSEWWSGQEAPGEPAALYVSTPDENGRATRLSAVDPASGVPRWQVRSPGMLHPVGTAGGGLYLLDSDVRTRTEAVVRVDLATHAVRRVRLPSPLYEAQATVGPDGVVYAFGATGALAAIGAAKEEWRLETGVAVASRPVFADGRVYLSASDGRLLAVDARAGKLLGQTKPRMGSGKDTFAASLPAPVVGDGRVYASAPDGTVFAVAAGDPAGW; encoded by the coding sequence GTGCGTTCAGCGCGGACGGACTACGCGGGTTTTCCGGAGTACGCCGGGCAGTACCGGCTCGAGTCCGTGCTCGGTTCCGGCGGCATGGGCGTCGTCCACCTGGCCACCTCCGAGTCGGGGCTGAAACTCGCCGTCAAGATCGTGCATCCGCAGCACGCCGTGGACCCGGAGTTCCGGGCCCGGTTCCGGCAGGAGGTCGCGGCCGCGCGGCGGGTGAGCGGAGCGTTCACCGCACCAGTCGTGGATGCGGACCCCGATGCCGAACGGCCTTGGATGGCCACGCTGTTCATCGACTCCCCGACGCTCTCCGAGCGGGTACGGGAGCACGTACTGGAACCAAAGGAGCTGACGCGGCTCGCCGCCGGGCTGGCCGAGGCCCTGCGGGACATCCACCGGGCCGGGGTCGTGCACCGGGACCTGAAGCCCAGCAACGTACTGATGGCCCCGGACGGGGTGCGGGTCATCGACTTCGGGATCTCGCGGCCCGCCGACAGCGATCTGCGCACCGAGACGGGGAAGCTGATCGGGACCCCGCCGTTCATGGCGCCGGAGCAGTTCCAGCGGCCGCGGGAGGTCGGGACCGCGGCTGATGTGTTCGCCCTGGGTGCGGTGCTCGTCTACGCGGCGACCGGGCGGGGGCCCTTCGACTCCGACAGCCATTACCTCGTGGCGTACCAGGTGGTGCACAGCGAGCCCGATCTGACCGGTCTGCCGGAGCGGCTCGTGCCGCTGGTCGCGCAGTGCCTGGCGAAGGATCCGGCAGAGCGGCCCAGCGCGGACGCTCTGATCGTGGCGCTGCGGTCGGTGGCCTACCCGACCGATCTGGACACGCAGGCCTTCATCCCGCGACCGAGGCAACCGGTGCCCGACGAGGAGGACACGCACCGGCGGGAGCAGATCGCCACCCCGGCCCCGTCCGCCCCGGGCCGCAGACGGCGGACCCGCTTGGCCGTCGCGGTGGGGGTCGGGCTGCTGCTGGCGGGTGGGTCCGCAGGCGGCTACCTGTGGTCCGCATCCAGCGACAAGCCCCCGAAACAGGCCGCCGCCCCGCGGGTACCCGTGCCGAGGCAGGTCCTGCCGTGGTCAGTGCCTCTGGGCGCATACGCCGCGGCATGCTCCTGGCAGGCTTCGGCCCTCTACTGCTCGGGGCCCGAGTCGGACGCGATGCGGCTCGGCCCCGGGGACGGGTCGACGCTGTGGTCCGTACGGGCGGCTGTCCCGCGCTCCCGGCCCGCGGCCGACAGTGCGCCGTTGCACGGGGGTGGGCTGGTCCTCGCGGTGACATCGGGAAGCGGGAGCGAACTGCTACGGGCCCTGGATCCGGCGACGGGCGCGGAGCGCTGGAAGCGGACCCTGCCGAGTGGCGCGCACGCCCTGCCCGCCGGCGGGCAGGTACTGATCACGGCGGTGGATGGAACCGTCACCGCGCTGGATTGCACGACCGGCACCCCGCGCTGGACCAAGAAGATCGGCGGGGCCGGTTCCGAGTGGTGGAGCGGCCAGGAGGCGCCGGGGGAGCCTGCCGCGCTGTACGTGTCGACGCCCGATGAGAACGGCAGAGCAACTCGGCTCTCGGCGGTGGACCCGGCGAGCGGGGTGCCCCGCTGGCAGGTCCGGTCTCCGGGGATGCTCCATCCCGTGGGGACGGCTGGCGGCGGACTGTACCTACTGGACAGCGACGTACGGACCAGGACGGAGGCGGTCGTACGGGTGGACCTGGCCACCCATGCCGTACGGCGGGTGCGGCTGCCCTCGCCGCTGTACGAGGCCCAGGCGACGGTGGGGCCGGACGGGGTCGTGTACGCGTTCGGGGCCACGGGTGCGCTGGCGGCGATCGGCGCAGCCAAGGAGGAATGGCGGCTGGAGACGGGCGTGGCGGTCGCCTCCAGGCCCGTGTTCGCCGACGGCCGGGTCTACCTGAGTGCCTCGGACGGGCGGCTGCTCGCCGTCGACGCGCGTGCGGGGAAGTTGCTGGGGCAGACCAAGCCCCGGATGGGCTCCGGAAAGGACACCTTCGCGGCGAGTCTGCCCGCACCTGTCGTCGGGGACGGGCGGGTGTACGCGTCGGCGCCCGACGGGACCGTGTTCGCCGTGGCGGCGGGGGATCCCGCGGGGTGGTGA
- the ilvD gene encoding dihydroxy-acid dehydratase, whose product MPELRSRTVTHGRNMAGARALMRASGVASADIGKPIIAVANSFTEFVPGHTHLAPVGRIVSDAILAAGAVPREFNTIAVDDGIAMGHGGMLYSLPSRDLIADSVEYMVEAHCADALICISNCDKITPGMLMAAMRLNIPVVFVSGGPMEAGQATLVDGTVRKLDLIDAMVDASNDSVSDEDVLRIEENACPTCGSCSGMFTANSMNCLAEAIGLALPGNGSVLATHTARRALYEDAGRTIVEITKRYYEQDDESVLPRNIATRQAFENAMALDIAMGGSTNTILHLLAAAQEAGLKYDLTDIDEISRRVPCLAKVAPNVAPGGTYYMEDIHRAGGIPALLGELHRGGLLNKDVTTVHSANLEEWLAKWDARSGTAPDEVMELWHAGPGCQRSASAFSQSERWDTLDLDAEGGCIRSVQHAYSKDGGLAVLRGNIALDGCVVKTAGVDESIWTFEGPAVVCESQDEAVDKILRKEIKAGDVVVIRYEGPRGGPGMQEMLYPTSFLKGRGLGKLCALVTDGRFSGGTSGLSIGHASPEAAAGGSIAVVEDGDRIRIDIPNRSIELLVDEATLAARHAALGGVYAPKNRERKVSAALRAYAAMATSADKGAVRDVSLLER is encoded by the coding sequence ATGCCCGAGCTGAGGTCCCGCACCGTCACCCACGGCCGCAACATGGCAGGCGCACGTGCCCTGATGCGCGCCTCGGGCGTAGCGAGCGCGGACATCGGGAAGCCGATCATCGCGGTCGCCAACTCCTTCACCGAGTTCGTCCCCGGCCACACCCACCTGGCCCCGGTCGGCCGCATCGTCTCCGACGCGATCCTGGCCGCCGGTGCCGTCCCCCGCGAGTTCAACACCATCGCGGTCGACGACGGCATCGCCATGGGCCACGGCGGCATGCTGTACAGCCTGCCCTCCCGCGACCTGATCGCGGACTCGGTCGAGTACATGGTGGAGGCGCACTGCGCCGACGCGCTGATCTGCATCTCCAACTGCGACAAGATCACCCCCGGCATGCTGATGGCCGCCATGCGCCTCAACATCCCGGTCGTCTTCGTCTCCGGCGGCCCGATGGAGGCCGGTCAGGCCACCCTCGTCGACGGCACCGTCCGCAAGCTCGACCTGATCGACGCGATGGTGGACGCCTCCAACGACAGCGTCTCCGACGAAGACGTCCTGCGCATCGAAGAGAACGCCTGTCCCACCTGTGGCAGCTGTTCCGGCATGTTCACCGCCAACTCGATGAACTGCCTCGCCGAGGCCATCGGCCTGGCCCTCCCCGGCAACGGCTCGGTCCTCGCGACGCACACCGCCCGCCGCGCCCTGTACGAGGACGCCGGCCGCACGATCGTCGAGATCACCAAGCGCTACTACGAGCAGGACGACGAGTCGGTCCTGCCCCGCAACATCGCGACCCGTCAGGCCTTCGAGAACGCCATGGCCCTCGACATCGCCATGGGCGGCTCCACGAACACGATCCTGCACCTCCTCGCCGCCGCGCAGGAAGCCGGTCTGAAGTACGACCTCACGGACATCGACGAGATCTCCCGCCGGGTCCCGTGCCTGGCCAAGGTCGCGCCGAACGTGGCGCCCGGCGGCACGTACTACATGGAGGACATCCACCGGGCCGGCGGCATCCCCGCCCTGCTCGGCGAGCTGCACCGCGGCGGACTCCTCAACAAGGACGTCACCACGGTCCACTCCGCCAACCTGGAGGAGTGGCTCGCGAAGTGGGACGCCCGCTCCGGCACGGCCCCCGACGAGGTCATGGAGCTGTGGCACGCGGGCCCCGGCTGCCAGCGCTCCGCCTCCGCCTTCTCCCAGTCCGAGCGCTGGGACACCCTCGACCTCGACGCCGAGGGCGGCTGCATCCGCTCCGTCCAGCACGCCTACTCCAAGGACGGCGGCCTCGCCGTCCTGCGCGGCAACATCGCGCTCGACGGCTGCGTCGTGAAGACCGCCGGCGTCGACGAGTCGATCTGGACCTTCGAGGGCCCGGCCGTGGTCTGCGAATCGCAGGACGAGGCCGTCGACAAGATCCTCCGCAAGGAGATCAAGGCCGGCGACGTGGTCGTCATCCGCTACGAGGGCCCGCGCGGCGGTCCCGGCATGCAGGAGATGCTCTACCCGACGTCCTTCCTCAAGGGCCGCGGCCTCGGCAAGCTCTGCGCGCTGGTCACGGACGGCCGCTTCTCCGGCGGCACCTCGGGCCTGTCCATCGGCCACGCCTCCCCGGAGGCGGCCGCGGGCGGCTCCATCGCGGTCGTGGAGGACGGCGACCGCATCCGCATCGACATCCCGAACCGCTCCATCGAGCTCCTGGTCGACGAAGCCACGCTGGCAGCCCGCCACGCGGCCCTGGGCGGCGTCTACGCCCCGAAGAACCGCGAGCGCAAGGTCTCCGCGGCCCTGCGCGCCTACGCGGCGATGGCCACCAGCGCCGACAAGGGCGCGGTCCGCGACGTCAGCCTCCTGGAGCGCTGA
- a CDS encoding TetR family transcriptional regulator, with product MTEPQPKPRRGPGRPRQDEADDGPGTQERIRLAARAEFAARGYDKTSVRGIAKAAGVDPALVHHYFGSKDELFAAAIELSMEPALVLPAILGAGPDGIGERLARYFLGVWENPVTRTPLLAVIRSALTHEAAAKVLRRLILHRLLERIAADLNVPDPTFRAELAASHMVGIAILRYVVQVEPLASADPETIIELVAPTLQRYLTEE from the coding sequence ATGACCGAGCCCCAGCCGAAGCCCCGCCGCGGTCCCGGCCGCCCCCGCCAGGACGAGGCCGACGACGGCCCCGGCACCCAGGAGCGCATCCGCCTCGCGGCCCGCGCCGAGTTCGCCGCGCGCGGCTACGACAAGACCTCCGTCCGGGGGATCGCCAAGGCCGCCGGCGTGGACCCGGCCCTGGTGCACCACTACTTCGGCAGCAAGGACGAGCTCTTCGCCGCCGCGATCGAGCTCAGCATGGAGCCCGCCCTCGTCCTGCCCGCGATCCTCGGCGCGGGCCCCGACGGCATCGGCGAGCGCCTGGCCCGCTACTTCCTCGGCGTCTGGGAGAACCCGGTCACCCGGACCCCGCTGCTCGCCGTGATCCGCTCGGCCCTCACCCACGAGGCCGCCGCGAAGGTGCTCCGCCGGCTGATCCTGCACCGGCTGCTGGAGCGGATCGCGGCCGACCTCAACGTCCCCGACCCGACCTTCCGCGCCGAGCTCGCCGCCTCCCACATGGTCGGCATCGCGATCCTGCGCTACGTCGTCCAGGTCGAGCCCCTCGCATCGGCGGACCCGGAGACCATCATCGAGCTGGTGGCCCCCACCCTCCAGCGCTACCTCACCGAGGAATGA
- a CDS encoding sugar phosphate isomerase/epimerase yields MAEPVRIPTAKVALSTASVYPESTATAFEIAARLGYDGVEVMVWTDPVSQDVDALRRLSDHHQVPILAIHAPCLLITQRVWSTDPWTKLQRAQAAAEKLGASTVVVHPPFRWQRQYSRDFVTGIWRMADETDVRFAVENMYPWRYRDREMLAYAPEWDVTKDDYRHFTVDLSHTATARTDATAMIDRMGDRLAHIHLADGNGSAKDEHLVPGRGTQPCAELLERLAATSFDGHVVIEVNTRRAMSSAEREADLAEALAFTRLHLATAPGPAPRTPHP; encoded by the coding sequence GTGGCAGAACCAGTCCGGATCCCGACCGCGAAAGTCGCCCTCTCCACCGCCTCCGTCTACCCGGAGTCAACGGCGACCGCCTTCGAGATCGCCGCGCGCCTCGGCTACGACGGCGTAGAGGTCATGGTCTGGACGGACCCGGTCAGCCAGGACGTCGACGCCCTGCGCCGCCTCTCCGACCACCACCAGGTCCCGATCCTGGCGATCCACGCCCCCTGCCTCCTCATCACGCAGCGCGTCTGGTCCACCGACCCCTGGACCAAACTCCAGCGCGCCCAGGCGGCAGCCGAGAAGCTCGGGGCGAGCACGGTCGTCGTGCACCCGCCGTTCCGCTGGCAGCGCCAGTACTCCCGCGACTTCGTGACCGGCATCTGGCGGATGGCGGACGAGACCGACGTCCGCTTCGCCGTCGAGAACATGTACCCCTGGCGCTACCGCGACCGCGAGATGCTCGCCTACGCGCCCGAGTGGGACGTCACCAAGGACGACTACCGCCACTTCACGGTCGACCTCTCGCACACCGCGACCGCCCGTACCGACGCCACCGCGATGATCGACCGGATGGGCGACCGTCTCGCCCACATCCACCTCGCCGACGGAAACGGTTCCGCGAAGGACGAGCACCTCGTCCCCGGCCGCGGCACCCAGCCCTGCGCCGAACTGCTGGAGCGGCTCGCCGCCACCTCCTTCGACGGGCACGTCGTCATCGAGGTCAACACCCGCCGCGCGATGTCCTCCGCCGAGCGCGAGGCCGACCTCGCCGAGGCCCTGGCCTTCACCCGCCTGCACCTCGCGACCGCCCCCGGCCCGGCACCCAGGACCCCGCACCCATGA
- a CDS encoding Ppx/GppA phosphatase family protein, producing MRLGVLDVGSNTIHLLVVDAHPGARPLPAHSHKVELRLAELLDEHGAVTPDGVERLVSVIGDAVQAAEDKGCEDVLPFATSAVREATNADEVLARVKAETGVDLPVLSGDDEARLTFLAARRWFGWSAGKLLLLDIGGGSLEIAYGIDEDPDAAVSLPLGAGRLTAGWLPGDPPDQADIRALRRHVRAQIARTVGEFSRFGAPDRVVATSKTFKQLARIAGAARSADGLYIQRDLTRKSLEEWVPRLAAMTTAQRSALPGVSEGRSNQLLAGALVAEGAMDLLGVDSLEICPWALREGVILRRLDHLGRSTPVGA from the coding sequence ATGAGACTCGGTGTCCTTGATGTGGGTTCGAACACGATCCATCTGCTGGTGGTGGACGCGCATCCCGGTGCGCGCCCGCTTCCCGCGCACTCGCACAAGGTGGAGCTGCGGCTGGCGGAGCTGCTCGACGAACACGGCGCGGTGACGCCGGACGGCGTGGAGCGGCTGGTTTCCGTCATCGGGGACGCGGTGCAGGCCGCTGAGGACAAGGGGTGCGAGGACGTACTCCCCTTCGCGACGAGCGCGGTACGGGAAGCCACGAACGCCGACGAGGTCCTCGCCCGGGTCAAGGCGGAGACGGGCGTGGACCTCCCCGTCCTCAGCGGCGACGACGAGGCCCGCCTGACGTTCCTCGCGGCGCGGCGGTGGTTCGGCTGGTCGGCGGGCAAGCTGCTGCTCCTGGACATCGGCGGGGGCTCGCTGGAGATCGCGTACGGGATCGACGAGGACCCGGACGCGGCCGTCTCGCTCCCCCTGGGCGCGGGCCGCCTGACGGCGGGCTGGCTCCCGGGCGACCCGCCGGACCAGGCGGACATCCGCGCCCTGCGCCGCCATGTTCGGGCCCAGATCGCCCGGACGGTCGGCGAGTTCAGCCGCTTCGGGGCGCCGGACCGGGTGGTGGCCACCTCGAAGACCTTCAAGCAGCTGGCCAGGATCGCGGGCGCGGCCCGCTCCGCGGACGGCCTCTACATCCAGCGGGACCTGACCCGGAAGTCCCTGGAGGAATGGGTCCCGCGACTGGCGGCGATGACCACCGCCCAGCGCTCGGCCCTCCCGGGCGTCTCCGAGGGCCGCTCCAACCAGCTTCTGGCGGGGGCGCTGGTGGCGGAGGGTGCGATGGATCTCCTCGGTGTCGACTCCCTGGAGATCTGCCCCTGGGCCCTCCGGGAAGGCGTCATCCTCCGGCGGCTGGACCACCTCGGAAGGTCCACTCCGGTCGGCGCGTGA